GGCGTCATCTCGGTCGAGCCCCAGGCGGTGATGATCGGGACATTGAATTCCCTGAGGTAATACTCCATCACCGCCGCCGGCGTGGCCGAGCCGCCCAGCATGATGCCGCGCAGGCTGGACAGGTCGCGCCGCTGTCGCTTGAGCTCCGTCATCATGTCGATGCCGATGCTGACCGCGGCGGCAGCAAAGGTGACCCGTTCGTCCTGCATCAGGTCCAGGATCGCCGGGGCGTGCGGCCGCTCGCCCGGCAGCACCACCTTGGCACCCATGCAGGCGGCTGCGAACGGCAGGCCCCAGGCGTTGGCATGGAACATCGGCACCACCGGCAGGAGGGTGTCCCGCTCGCGCACATCCAGCACGTCCCCCAGGCACTCGGTGATGGTGTGCAGGTAAATGTCGCGATGGCTGTAGACCACGCCCTTGGGCAGGCCGGTGGTGGCCGAGGTGTAGCACATGCCAGCCGGGGTGCGTTCCGGCAGTTCATTGAAGGCAAATCCCGGATCGCCGGCCGCGATCAAATCCTCGTAGGCCACCACGTTCCGCAGCGTGGTGGCCGGCACCTGGCCTGCCAGCACCACGAAGGTCCTGACCGTCCTTATCTGGCCCGCGATGCGCTCGAGCGTCGGCAGCAGGTCCGGATCAACGAAAACGGCCGAATCCTCGCTGTGGTTCAGGATGTAGGCGATGTGTTCATCGGCCAGGCGCAGGTTGACCGTGTGCAGCACCATGCCGGCGCATGGCAGCGCGAAGTACAGCTCGAAATGGCGGTAGGTGTTCCAGGCCAGCGTGGCCACCCGGTCGCCGGGGCGCACGCCGATGCTCGCCAGGCGGCTTGCCAGGCGATGCGCACGCTCGTTCAGGACGCGGTAGGTGTAGCGGTGCAGGCCGCCATCCGGCAGGCGGGTGACGATCTCGTTGTCCGGGAAATAGCGCGCCCCCCGCTCCAGCAGCAGGCGAATGTTCAGTTCCACCGCTTGTCCTCCTCAAACGTCCGTGTACACGCCGGGCGCTGATCTGTCGTTATGGCGCCGCTGCCGGCTGCACTGCCGGTCAGTCTGCCACAGCGCCGCTGGCCGTGGTCAGCGGCCATAGTGCAGCGGCGCCCGCGCCTGCCAGGCGCTGCCCCAGACGCAGCGCCCATGCGGTTTCCGTGCCGTTCTCGTCGCGCCAGGCCCACAGCCGGCGCGTGGCGTGTTGCAGCGAATATTCCTGCGTGAAACCCATGGCACCGTGTACCTGATGGGCAATGCGGCAGGCAACGCCGGCGGCCTTGCCGGCGCGAATCTTGGCCACGGCGATCTCGTTCAGCGCCGGCCCGGTTTCGGCCACGGCGGCAGCGTGATCGACCGCCGCGTTGGCCGCCACGACTTCCGCCGCCAGGATGGCCAGTTGCTGCTGGATGGCCTGGAAGGCGGCCAGCGCGCGGCCGAACTGCTTGCGCTCGCGGGCGTAGTCCAGCGACTGCTGCAGGGCGCGTTCCAGGGCGCCGCTCATCAGCGCCGCGCGCAGCAGGGCCGCGCGGGCGTGGAAGGCTTCGAGCGTCACACCGGCCGCGGCGGTGCGCAACCGGCCGGCGTCGATTGTCAGGTCGAGGTGGACCTCGTCCCGCGCCTCACCGGCCAGGTTGTCGCCGACCTCCAGCCGGTAATCGGAGGGATGCAGCACGACGACCTGACAGGCGCCGCCGTTTTCCAACAACAGCACGATGGCGCTGGCGTGGCGCGCGGCGGCGACGCGGGACACGGCGCCCGCTAGGCGCAGCCCGCTGCCCTGAGGGGTGATCCTGACTTGCGTCGAGTCGGCGGCGGCCACGGCCAGCACGCCGCCCGGCAGTTCCAAGCCCGCGCCGGCCAGCAACCAGGCGGCGAGCATGGCGCTTTCCGCCAGCGGCACGGGCGCGCAGTGCCGTCCGCACACGCGCAGCAGCGCGCACAGGTCCGCCAGCGGCAGACCGATGCCACCGGCCTGTTCCGGCACGCCGGCCAGCGGGTAGCCGAGTTCCTCCAGCGTCTGCCACAGCGCGGCATCGAAACCGCCCGGGTCGGCGGCCTGCACGCGCTCGGCGGTGCAGTGATCGGCCAGCACCCGCTCCAGGGTGTCGAGCAGCATCTGACGGGTATCGTCGCTCATCGCAGCACTCACCTGAGTCCAAGGGCGCGGGCCACGACGCCGCGCAGGATTTCGTTGGTGCCGCCGCGCAGCGTGAAGCCGGGAGAATGCAGCACCGCCTGCGCCAGCAGCAGGTCGATGCGGCGCCGGGCCGTCAGCGACGGGGCGCAGTCGATCAGCAGTCGCACGCGCTCGAACACCTCGCTCTCGAAGCGCGTGCCCAGGTCCTTGACCAGCGCCGCCGCCACGTCGGGTGCCTCGCCGCGCTGCAGGGCCGCGGCAACCGACAGCGACATGCGCCGCAGTGCCCACAGTTCCGCCGCCAGCTCGCCGATGGCAATTGCCGTGCGCTCGTCCGGTGTGTCGCCGGCCACGCGCAGCAGTTCCTGCAGCAGCGGGAAGGTGGACATGAACCGCTCCGGGCCGGAGCGCTCGTAGGCCAGCTCGGAGGTGACCTGCTTCCAGCCCTGGCCGATTTCGCCCAGCACCCGCGTGTCCGGCACGAACACGCGGTCCATCACCACCTCGTTGAAGTGATGGGCGCCGGTCAGGATCGGCACCGGGCGGATGCCGATGCCGGGGGATTTCAGATCGATGATGAACTGCGACAGGCCGGCGTGGCGGTCCTCGCCCAGCGGCGCGCTGCGGCACAGCACGAAAAACCAGTCCGCGCGGTGGGCGTTGGAGGTCCACAGTTTGGTGCCGGTGATGGCCCAGCCGCCGTCCACCCGCTCGGCGCGGGTGCGCACCGA
This Immundisolibacter cernigliae DNA region includes the following protein-coding sequences:
- a CDS encoding acyl-CoA dehydrogenase family protein — translated: MSSPGITLEPASLPLACEALRTQVRAFLSEEQAAGCFTPCCDNWLGGFDPDFSRRLAAHGWLGMTLPREYGGHGRTALERYVVTEELLAAGAPVAAHWVGDRQTGPSLLRYGTDEQKQFFLPKLVSGEVFFAIGMSEPGSGSDLASVRTRAERVDGGWAITGTKLWTSNAHRADWFFVLCRSAPLGEDRHAGLSQFIIDLKSPGIGIRPVPILTGAHHFNEVVMDRVFVPDTRVLGEIGQGWKQVTSELAYERSGPERFMSTFPLLQELLRVAGDTPDERTAIAIGELAAELWALRRMSLSVAAALQRGEAPDVAAALVKDLGTRFESEVFERVRLLIDCAPSLTARRRIDLLLAQAVLHSPGFTLRGGTNEILRGVVARALGLR
- a CDS encoding acyl-CoA dehydrogenase family protein translates to MSDDTRQMLLDTLERVLADHCTAERVQAADPGGFDAALWQTLEELGYPLAGVPEQAGGIGLPLADLCALLRVCGRHCAPVPLAESAMLAAWLLAGAGLELPGGVLAVAAADSTQVRITPQGSGLRLAGAVSRVAAARHASAIVLLLENGGACQVVVLHPSDYRLEVGDNLAGEARDEVHLDLTIDAGRLRTAAAGVTLEAFHARAALLRAALMSGALERALQQSLDYARERKQFGRALAAFQAIQQQLAILAAEVVAANAAVDHAAAVAETGPALNEIAVAKIRAGKAAGVACRIAHQVHGAMGFTQEYSLQHATRRLWAWRDENGTETAWALRLGQRLAGAGAAALWPLTTASGAVAD
- a CDS encoding long-chain fatty acid--CoA ligase, with product MELNIRLLLERGARYFPDNEIVTRLPDGGLHRYTYRVLNERAHRLASRLASIGVRPGDRVATLAWNTYRHFELYFALPCAGMVLHTVNLRLADEHIAYILNHSEDSAVFVDPDLLPTLERIAGQIRTVRTFVVLAGQVPATTLRNVVAYEDLIAAGDPGFAFNELPERTPAGMCYTSATTGLPKGVVYSHRDIYLHTITECLGDVLDVRERDTLLPVVPMFHANAWGLPFAAACMGAKVVLPGERPHAPAILDLMQDERVTFAAAAVSIGIDMMTELKRQRRDLSSLRGIMLGGSATPAAVMEYYLREFNVPIITAWGSTEMTPLATCVHIRRADLDKPPTEHIPTRIRQGIPCPGAELKVLDEEGGEVPWDDQSIGEIYVRTPWSATEYYHDARSRDGFVDGFWKSGDMSAVSADGVLRLVDRAKDLIKSGGEWISSVDLENALIAHPKVREAAVVAAPDAKWLERPCAYVVPEPGAAPSQAELRAWLEPKFAKWWLPDHYLVVDAIPKTGVGKINKRALREQVEQDIRQSANA